One segment of Cydia amplana chromosome 16, ilCydAmpl1.1, whole genome shotgun sequence DNA contains the following:
- the LOC134655333 gene encoding uncharacterized protein LOC134655333, which translates to MSENSPFNRSGLTRRSPPSTPTPQPGPPGPTPANMPQEEEPPKVFPTSDIQTWLKKIELNLHDVCSTSAEGKLNTDQKIRINNLCRNVSHLASQMAIEYQSLKSHAVQAYQSRQAHQEKMDLVQRIQELKESIEESSRQVSEPVSFADALKKNGTRYVQPSNISSVAIYPVDKLKSSEETKSLVQKIIRPEVMKLHVRGLRKIKNGGVVISTDSKEDVIKLKQSAQLNMTSGLTVDEPQKRKPRIVVIGVPADMQEPEVLKCIFHQNLADKLQDWSLEKFMASTKLSHKSGKKDAETCNYIIEVSGAIRKALITNDRVFVNWSSCPVRDFTLVTRCFKCQLYNHAAKTCKMETNICGHCGEAGHSFKECTKKDEAPKCATCSYYKKPCNHQTGEADCPARKMAEKRYLNSIDYEGA; encoded by the coding sequence ATGTCGGAGAATAGTCCATTTAATCGGAGTGGACTAACACGCCGCAGCCCGCCCTCGACGCCCACGCCGCAGCCCGGCCCGCCCGGGCCCACACCAGCAAACATGCCGCAGGAAGAAGAGCCCCCGAAGGTATTTCCCACGAGTGACATCCAGACCTGGCTGAAAAAGATCGAACTGAACCTCCACGACGTATGCTCCACATCTGCAGAAGGTAAACTTAACACTGACCAGAAGATCAGAATTAACAACTTGTGTCGCAACGTGAGCCACTTAGCCTCACAAATGGCTATTGAATACCAATCCCTAAAAAGCCACGCAGTCCAAGCATATCAGTCTCGCCAAGCGCATCAGGAAAAAATGGACCTCGTACAACGCATCCAAGAACTAAAGGAGTCAATTGAGGAATCCAGCCGACAAGTTTCGGAACCTGTATCGTTTGCCGACGCCCTTAAGAAAAATGGAACGAGGTACGTTCAACCGTCTAACATTAGCTCAGTCGCAATCTATCCGGTTGACAAGTTGAAATCGAGTGAGGAGACAAAATCTCTCGTTCAAAAGATTATCCGGCCCGAAGTAATGAAGCTGCACGTGAGAGGGTTGCGCAAGATCAAAAACGGCGGTGTAGTGATAAGCACTGACTCAAAAGAAGACGTAATAAAACTCAAGCAATCGGCGCAGCTTAATATGACCTCTGGACTCACCGTTGACGAGCCACAAAAACGCAAGCCCAGAATTGTAGTCATTGGAGTTCCCGCGGACATGCAGGAACCAGAAGTCCTCAAGTGCATATTCCATCAAAACTTAGCCGATAAATTACAAGATTGGTCGCTCGAAAAATTTATGGCTTCCACTAAGCTCAGTCACAAATCCGGAAAAAAGGACGCCGAGACCTGTAATTATATAattgaagtttctggagcgataCGCAAGGCCTTAATTACGAACGACAGAGTTTTTGTGAATTGGTCATCGTGCCCTGTTAGGGATTTCACCTTGGTTACGCGCTGTTTTAAATGTCAGCTTTACAATCATGCAGCGAAGACCTGCAAAATGGAGACTAACATCTGCGGCCACTGCGGAGAAGCGGGTCACTCATTTAAGGAATGCACAAAAAAGGACGAAGCACCAAAATGTGCAACATGCTCGTACTACAAGAAACCATGCAACCACCAAACAGGCGAAGCCGACTGCCCAGCTAGAAAAATGGCcgaaaaaaggtatttaaactcTATAGATTATGAAGGCGCCTAG